One genomic region from Evansella sp. LMS18 encodes:
- a CDS encoding YlbG family protein → MVGNRVGLAVWIQSLKQVKQLRKYGNIHYVSKKMKYVVMYCDEDRAEQTMEKLRSLHFVKEVSMSMRPWIKTEYQNSVPEKEKEFDYKMGI, encoded by the coding sequence ATGGTTGGAAACCGGGTTGGCTTAGCTGTTTGGATACAGTCTTTGAAACAAGTCAAACAGCTCAGAAAATATGGAAATATACATTATGTCTCAAAAAAGATGAAATATGTAGTAATGTATTGCGATGAAGATCGGGCAGAACAAACGATGGAAAAACTCCGTTCCCTTCATTTCGTAAAAGAAGTTTCCATGTCTATGAGACCATGGATAAAAACAGAGTACCAGAACTCTGTGCCTGAAAAAGAAAAAGAATTTGATTACAAAATGGGAATTTAA
- a CDS encoding YlbF family regulator: MITSMTNADILEETYSFGEIITSSEVFHIYMKAKHQLEQDKEAQEMIGNFLQLKEKYDEVQRFGKYHPDFRTVTKDVREAKRQLDTHPYIADFKKAEKELEQLLGEVSMIIADAVSPNIKVPTGNPFFDQGGCGGGCGSGGSCGCG, from the coding sequence GTGATCACATCAATGACAAATGCTGATATACTTGAGGAAACCTATTCCTTTGGCGAGATAATTACTTCTTCTGAAGTATTCCATATATATATGAAAGCAAAGCACCAGCTTGAGCAGGATAAAGAGGCTCAGGAGATGATCGGAAATTTTCTTCAACTGAAGGAAAAATACGATGAAGTCCAGAGGTTCGGAAAATACCATCCTGATTTCAGAACTGTTACTAAGGACGTCCGGGAAGCAAAAAGACAGCTGGACACCCATCCATATATCGCTGATTTTAAAAAGGCGGAGAAGGAACTGGAGCAGCTGCTGGGAGAGGTTAGTATGATTATTGCAGATGCTGTCTCTCCAAACATTAAAGTACCAACTGGTAATCCTTTCTTTGATCAGGGAGGCTGCGGAGGCGGATGCGGCAGCGGAGGCAGCTGCGGTTGCGGCTAA
- a CDS encoding DNA repair helicase XPB: MHHTKYGKPLTIQDNGIIFLRPSHPESKIVQPFLSQFSQLVKTPEGLHIYKLSSFSVWYALELGITIDEITNFLAAFSPGKIPGKIRELLSQWGERAGVLSLNELSKRGPCLVSTKPELLAELFPERKDEVFPCESGEALAVSPDERGELKRILMEEDYPVADFLGIDKGERLKFKFQYEVKLRPYQVEAANAFLRNNGGNGFIILPCGSGKTITGIGIMEKVKEATLIIVPNETALRQWKRELLEKTTLTEREIGIYTSERKEVRPVTITTYQMLTYRNPQNGKFPHFQLFYERNWGLVIYDEVHLLPAPLFRIVSNLQGKRRAGLTATFVREDGKERDIYSLVGPKKYEVSMKELENNGWIAQPVCREIKVPFSEKQWENYLQLKKRERFRYASENERKLAVLEQLIKKHKNSQLLIIGQYIDQLKRISEQFHLPLLTGQMKQAERDKLYTQFRQGEVKALVLSRVANLAVDLPDAQMAIQVSGTYGSRQEEAQRIGRLLRPKKDREPVVFYSLVTPSTQEEEVAGHRQLFMAEQGYIYEKEEWSQCSLLS; encoded by the coding sequence ATGCATCATACAAAATACGGAAAGCCATTAACCATACAGGATAACGGCATAATTTTTCTAAGGCCCAGCCATCCTGAAAGCAAGATTGTTCAGCCATTTCTTAGTCAGTTTTCACAATTGGTTAAAACCCCCGAAGGGCTTCATATTTATAAACTCTCCTCATTTTCTGTCTGGTACGCTTTAGAACTTGGGATAACAATTGATGAAATAACAAACTTTCTGGCAGCTTTTTCGCCAGGAAAGATTCCTGGGAAGATAAGGGAACTGCTCAGCCAGTGGGGAGAGAGGGCAGGTGTGCTGAGTTTGAACGAACTTTCAAAGAGGGGGCCATGCCTTGTATCCACTAAGCCTGAGCTTCTCGCAGAACTTTTTCCGGAAAGGAAGGATGAAGTTTTTCCCTGTGAGTCAGGCGAAGCTTTGGCTGTTTCACCGGATGAAAGAGGAGAATTGAAAAGAATCCTTATGGAAGAAGACTACCCTGTAGCAGATTTTCTTGGAATAGATAAAGGAGAGAGGCTGAAGTTTAAATTTCAGTACGAGGTTAAATTGCGTCCATATCAGGTGGAAGCAGCAAATGCTTTTCTGAGAAATAACGGGGGGAACGGGTTTATCATCCTTCCATGCGGCTCGGGTAAGACGATAACTGGCATTGGTATTATGGAAAAAGTGAAAGAAGCCACGTTAATTATAGTGCCGAATGAAACGGCACTACGGCAGTGGAAGAGAGAACTTCTTGAAAAGACCACATTAACTGAAAGGGAAATTGGAATTTATACAAGTGAAAGAAAAGAAGTCAGGCCAGTTACTATTACTACATATCAGATGCTGACTTACCGAAATCCACAGAACGGGAAATTCCCCCACTTCCAGCTTTTTTATGAAAGGAACTGGGGCCTGGTCATTTACGATGAAGTACATTTACTGCCTGCTCCTTTGTTTCGTATCGTTTCAAATCTTCAGGGGAAAAGGAGGGCGGGATTAACTGCAACTTTTGTGAGAGAAGACGGAAAGGAAAGGGATATTTACAGCCTTGTAGGACCGAAAAAATATGAAGTCAGCATGAAGGAACTGGAAAATAACGGCTGGATTGCACAGCCTGTCTGCAGGGAAATTAAAGTTCCTTTTTCAGAAAAGCAATGGGAGAACTACCTGCAACTGAAGAAACGGGAGCGGTTCCGTTATGCCAGCGAAAATGAACGGAAATTGGCTGTACTTGAACAGCTTATAAAGAAACACAAAAATAGTCAGCTTCTTATTATCGGGCAGTATATCGATCAGCTGAAGCGAATTTCAGAGCAGTTTCATCTCCCCTTGTTAACAGGGCAGATGAAGCAGGCCGAGAGGGATAAGCTGTATACACAGTTCAGGCAAGGGGAAGTGAAGGCACTTGTGCTCAGCCGTGTGGCAAACCTGGCTGTAGACCTTCCAGATGCACAGATGGCCATACAGGTGTCAGGAACTTATGGGTCCAGGCAGGAAGAAGCCCAGCGAATTGGACGGCTCCTTCGTCCTAAGAAAGACCGGGAGCCTGTAGTTTTCTATTCCCTGGTTACCCCTTCCACACAGGAAGAAGAAGTGGCTGGTCATCGGCAGCTCTTTATGGCGGAACAGGGATATATCTACGAAAAAGAGGAGTGGAGCCAATGTTCTTTACTGAGCTGA